A window of Synechococcales cyanobacterium T60_A2020_003 genomic DNA:
GGCACTGCTTTATAAAAGGCGATCGCGCCTTGTCGCCTATCTATCCATCAAGCAAAAACGGCTGTGGGTGTGAGGGCGATCGCTGGCACGATCGCAGACTGAATCGGTTCTGTGCCCTGATAGACGTTCGTTTCGTACATCCCGTTCACCCATTGGCAGACGGTAATTTGCTGCATTTCGGGGTCTACGATCCAGTATTCGGCAATGCATCGTGCGGCGTACTCGGTGTATTTGTAGCGGTAGTCGCGGTCCCGGTTCACTTGCCCCGGACTGACGACCTCAATTACCAAGGCTGGAGGGGGCATATCGCGGGTAATCGTAGCCCGATTGGTATGGGCTAACGCGGCTTTCGATTCCTCAGAATGCACAAGGAGATCGGGAATACGGCACGTCGCCCGCCGACCGGAGACTTCAACTTCTGTTCCCCAAACAACTAGCTCTACGGAAAAGTGTTTGATTAGTTCTAAAAACAGTTTTCTAGCAATACCTAAGTTTTCATCGGATTCGGGAGGCATTTCAACGAGGACTCCATCCACGAGTTCGCAGCGGGTATCTGTTCCTGGGTCATAGACCAGGTAGTCTTCAATGGTTAAGTATTGGGATGGAGGGGAGGTGGCTTGGCTCATGGTGGCGATCGCCTGTCAGAGAGACTATTTCCGCTATTTTAGCGGGTTGGACTGTAGCACGAGCCAGTCCTGAGACTTCAGATCTGCGACTTCCTTTGCAGGCTGTCAAGTCCGTGCTGGGTTGCGAACAAGAAGTCGCAGATCTTTGAGTTCGATACCCTACCAAATCTTCCCCATCTGCAACCTAAACCCCGGCAGCTCCGGCTCCCCACTGACAGTATCCGGGTTCTCTAAAATTTCAGGTTCCCGACCCGGACGATAGACATACACCATTCTATTTTGGCGATCGCACAGCCATCCCAACCGTGCCCCATTATCGATATACTCCCTCATCTTGGCCTGTAAGCGAGGCAGACTGTCGCTCGCAGAACGCAACTCAATCACAAAATCAGGACAGATCGGCGCAAAGGACGCTTTCTGGTCGTCTGTTAAGGTATTCCAGCGGTCTAGTTTAATCCATGACGCATCGGGAGAACGCGTCGCGCCATTGGGCAGCGTAAACCCTGCACTGGAATCAAAACCAATTCCCGTTCCATCTTGCTCCGTCCAACGACCTAGCTGCACCGCAATGTTGAAATTACGGTTCCCTGTATCCGAAAACGCTGGGGGCATAATCTCGACCTCTCCATTCGCCGTCCGTTCAATACGCAAATCCCGATTGGCGAGGCAGAACTCATAGAACTGCTGCTCGGTCATGGAGGCGATCGCCGGAAAGTCAACGGTTAGCGGGATGGTGTCGGTTTGAATCCGCAGTGTGGTCATGGTGCCCCTCGCCCTGTGGCAATGCTGGACGTATCCCCTATTTTCGCATAGGCATTCTGGGATAGGTTTCAGAATGTAAGGATTGCCCGACGCACTACGTTAGACTGGATCGTGCCCTGATTTTCACTCTTGCAGGAGGTTCAGTCATGATTGCTCTCGCCAAACGGATGGAATCGCTCCAAGCCAACGTGTTTGCCGATATGGATCGCGCTAAAGGACGGGCGATCGCCGCTGGCCGTGATCTGATTGATCTTTCTCTAGGTTCCTCGGATTTGCCGACGCCACAGCATGTTTTAGATGCGATCGCCCAATCCCTGCCCGATCCCAGCACCCACGGCTATCTCCTATTTAACGGCACTCGCGCCTTCCGGGAAGCGGTAGCCCAGTGGTATCAGCAAAAGTTTGGCGTTGCCGTTGACCCGGAAACCGAAGTCTTACCCCTCATCGGTTCCCAAGAAGGGACAGCCCATTTGCCTCTAGCCGTTTTGAATCCCGGAGACTTTGCGCTGCTGCTCGATCCGGGGTATCCCTCCCACGCAGGCGGCGTCTATCTGGCGAATGGACAAATCTATCCGATGCCGATTTTGGCTGAAAACCATTTTCTACCCGTCTTTGCGGACATTCCGACCCCGGTACTCGAACAGGCGCGGCTGATGGTGTTGAGCTATCCCCACAACCCGACAACGGCGATCGCCCCTCTCTCTTTCTTTCAGGAGGCCGTGGCTTTTTGTCAGCAGCACAATATCGTGCTCGCCCACGATTTTCCCTACGTGGATTTGACCTTTACCGAAACTCAAGCTCCCTCTATTTTCCAAGCCGATCCGGAAAAGACTATCTCTATTGAATTCTTTACCATGTCCAAGTCCTACAACATGGGTGGATTCCGCGTGGGGTATGCGATCGGTAATGCTGAGTTAATCCGGGCGTTGCGCCAAATCAAAGCCAACGTAGACTTTAACCAATATCGCGGAATCTTGAATGGGGCGATCGCCGCATTGACCGGCGATCAGAGTCCTGTACAGGACGTGGTAAACACCTTTCAACGACGCCGAGATGCTTTTGTGCAAGCCCTCCACCACATCGGTTGGCAGGTTCCTACCCCAGAGGCTACCATGTACGTCTGGGCAGCGTTACCCGAAACATGGTCAACGCGGTCGATTGAATTCTGTACCCGGCTCGTGGAGGAAACGGGTGTTGCTGTATCCCCAGGAGCAGGTTTCGGTAAGTCGGGCGAGGGATATGTTCGGTTCGCCCTTGTCCACGAACCGGAGATTCTTGAAGAGGCAGTGCGACGCATGGCAACGATGCTATAGCCAGGAGCATTAGCGATCGTTCGCATACTCGCTTACGGCATCTCGCACAAGCTGATCAAAGAAGGTAGCCCCCACCTTCAGCACGTCCTCATCAAAATCAAACGACGGATTGTGCAGCGGAATATTCTCCCAACTCGCCCGACATGCCCCAAACCTGACGTAGCAACCGGGCACTTTCTCCAGATAGTAGGAAAAATCTTCTGCCCCCATGCTGGGATAATCCATCTCCACGAGTCCGTCTTCACCAACCCCCTTCGTCGCCACTCG
This region includes:
- a CDS encoding Uma2 family endonuclease, giving the protein MSQATSPPSQYLTIEDYLVYDPGTDTRCELVDGVLVEMPPESDENLGIARKLFLELIKHFSVELVVWGTEVEVSGRRATCRIPDLLVHSEESKAALAHTNRATITRDMPPPALVIEVVSPGQVNRDRDYRYKYTEYAARCIAEYWIVDPEMQQITVCQWVNGMYETNVYQGTEPIQSAIVPAIALTPTAVFA
- a CDS encoding Uma2 family endonuclease; translation: MTTLRIQTDTIPLTVDFPAIASMTEQQFYEFCLANRDLRIERTANGEVEIMPPAFSDTGNRNFNIAVQLGRWTEQDGTGIGFDSSAGFTLPNGATRSPDASWIKLDRWNTLTDDQKASFAPICPDFVIELRSASDSLPRLQAKMREYIDNGARLGWLCDRQNRMVYVYRPGREPEILENPDTVSGEPELPGFRLQMGKIW
- a CDS encoding LL-diaminopimelate aminotransferase, producing the protein MALAKRMESLQANVFADMDRAKGRAIAAGRDLIDLSLGSSDLPTPQHVLDAIAQSLPDPSTHGYLLFNGTRAFREAVAQWYQQKFGVAVDPETEVLPLIGSQEGTAHLPLAVLNPGDFALLLDPGYPSHAGGVYLANGQIYPMPILAENHFLPVFADIPTPVLEQARLMVLSYPHNPTTAIAPLSFFQEAVAFCQQHNIVLAHDFPYVDLTFTETQAPSIFQADPEKTISIEFFTMSKSYNMGGFRVGYAIGNAELIRALRQIKANVDFNQYRGILNGAIAALTGDQSPVQDVVNTFQRRRDAFVQALHHIGWQVPTPEATMYVWAALPETWSTRSIEFCTRLVEETGVAVSPGAGFGKSGEGYVRFALVHEPEILEEAVRRMATML